Proteins from a single region of Labedella gwakjiensis:
- a CDS encoding aliphatic sulfonate ABC transporter substrate-binding protein: MSTNRSRAATAVAALAAATALVLSGCAAGENASTDGSTSDAGGQTTGGTLNIDFATYNPLSLVIKDQGWLEDALADQDIEVNWVQSAGSNKANENLRAGAIDVGSTAGSAALLARSNGSPIKTIDIYSQPEWSALVVGPDSDITSVADLAGKKVAATKGTDPYFFLLQALDAEGVDPADVTIENLQHADGSTALFNGSVDAWAGLDPIMAGAEEDGAQLIYRNVDFNSYGFLNATEDFLTEKPDVAQTVVNAYEKARAWAQENPEETAQILADVAGIDLAVATTVIEDRSNLDVDNVPGQAQIDVLSVIGPIFVESGDVASQDNVDEALDSLLDPTYAEDADPSAIDG; this comes from the coding sequence ATGAGCACGAACCGATCACGAGCGGCCACAGCCGTCGCCGCCCTCGCCGCCGCCACGGCCCTCGTCCTGAGCGGCTGCGCGGCCGGCGAGAACGCATCGACGGACGGCTCGACGAGCGATGCCGGCGGCCAGACCACCGGCGGCACGCTCAACATCGACTTCGCGACCTACAACCCGCTGTCCCTCGTCATCAAGGACCAGGGCTGGCTCGAGGACGCCCTCGCGGATCAGGACATCGAGGTCAACTGGGTGCAGTCGGCCGGATCCAACAAGGCGAACGAGAACCTGCGGGCCGGCGCGATCGATGTGGGGTCCACGGCCGGTTCCGCCGCGCTGCTCGCGCGCTCGAACGGGTCGCCGATCAAGACGATCGACATCTACTCGCAGCCGGAGTGGAGCGCGCTCGTCGTAGGCCCGGACTCGGACATCACGTCCGTCGCCGACCTCGCGGGCAAGAAGGTCGCGGCAACGAAGGGCACCGACCCCTACTTCTTCCTCCTGCAGGCGCTGGACGCCGAGGGTGTCGACCCCGCCGACGTGACGATCGAGAATCTCCAGCACGCCGACGGCTCGACCGCACTGTTCAACGGCTCCGTCGACGCGTGGGCCGGTCTCGACCCGATCATGGCCGGGGCCGAGGAGGACGGTGCGCAGCTCATCTACCGCAACGTGGACTTCAACAGCTACGGCTTCCTCAACGCGACGGAGGACTTCCTCACCGAGAAGCCCGACGTGGCGCAGACCGTCGTGAACGCCTACGAGAAGGCGCGCGCCTGGGCACAGGAGAACCCCGAGGAGACGGCGCAGATCCTGGCGGACGTCGCGGGCATCGACCTCGCCGTCGCGACGACGGTCATCGAGGACCGTTCCAACCTCGATGTGGACAACGTACCCGGTCAGGCACAGATCGACGTGCTCTCCGTGATCGGTCCGATCTTCGTCGAGTCCGGTGACGTGGCATCGCAGGACAACGTGGACGAGGCGCTCGACAGTCTCCTCGACCCCACCTACGCGGAGGATGCCGACCCGTCGGCGATCGACGGCTA